A single Sporosarcina sp. FSL W8-0480 DNA region contains:
- a CDS encoding nucleotidyltransferase-like protein — protein MEQVLRPIYQERASSPETLGVILVEKRGTGDPITDTFDEIMLIITSNEETPIYTKHYTDGSGKAAMHVISEKQLRKWLLLGTRRKVVDWLFYGKIFFDRNEFVEGLKKELREYPFYGRKLKMGIELSRLVRVYMEGKMFFEQLNYMDAYHHAIQSLHHLARLTVIEKGYAPEVTVWTQVKKIDPAIYKLYEELIMSEEPIEKRLELLFLASEFFIHNRTMDGARHIMDVMSEKETWTIQELHEHEELRMYSINLEVLIEFLIEKGFIQIVESDSKNEYVFHRDYSVGD, from the coding sequence ATGGAACAAGTTCTTAGACCAATTTATCAGGAACGCGCAAGCTCACCCGAAACTTTAGGTGTTATTCTTGTTGAAAAAAGAGGCACGGGGGATCCGATAACAGACACATTTGATGAAATCATGTTAATCATAACTTCGAATGAAGAAACTCCTATATATACTAAACACTATACGGATGGAAGCGGAAAAGCGGCAATGCACGTGATCAGTGAAAAACAACTGAGGAAATGGCTTCTATTAGGTACAAGACGAAAAGTCGTCGACTGGCTTTTCTACGGCAAAATCTTCTTCGACCGCAATGAGTTTGTCGAAGGATTGAAGAAAGAGTTAAGGGAGTATCCGTTCTATGGACGGAAATTGAAAATGGGGATTGAGCTCTCCCGCTTAGTGAGAGTGTACATGGAAGGGAAAATGTTTTTCGAGCAACTGAATTATATGGATGCCTATCATCATGCAATCCAATCTCTTCATCATCTTGCGAGATTGACTGTTATTGAAAAGGGATATGCACCTGAGGTCACCGTATGGACTCAAGTTAAAAAAATCGATCCTGCGATTTATAAACTATATGAGGAACTAATTATGAGCGAGGAACCGATCGAGAAAAGATTGGAACTTCTTTTCCTTGCAAGTGAGTTCTTCATCCATAATCGGACAATGGATGGAGCGCGACATATTATGGATGTCATGTCCGAGAAGGAAACATGGACCATCCAGGAACTTCATGAACACGAGGAGTTACGTATGTATTCGATTAATCTTGAAGTGCTGATTGAGTTTTTGATTGAAAAAGGCTTTATTCAAATAGTGGAAAGCGATTCGAAAAATGAATATGTTTTCCATAGGGACTATAGTGTTGGGGATTAA
- a CDS encoding glutamate-1-semialdehyde 2,1-aminomutase yields the protein MIRTKSEQIYQEACEHIVGGVNSPSRSYKAVGGGAPTVMERAQGAYFWDVDGNKYIDYLGAYGPIITGHAHPHIAEAITKAATTGVLYGTPTPHEVKFAKMLKEAIPSMDKVRFVNSGTEAVMTTIRVARAYTNRTKVMKFAGCYHGHSDLVLVAAGSGPATLGTPDSAGVPASIAQEVITIPFNDPEGYKQAMDKWGDQLACILVEPIVGNFGIVEPNEGFIELVHEIAKEKGALVIYDEVITAFRFHYGAAQTLLGTTPDLTAFGKIIGGGLPIGAYGGRKEIMETVAPLGPAYQAGTMAGNPASMLAGIACLEVLQQPNIYEEMDRLGGLLEEGILQSAENHGITLTINRLGGALTLFFTDVKVENYEQAEQTDGEIFGKFFKLMLDRGINLAPSKYEAWFLTIAHNEDDVNHTLDAVDESFEELSRLLNS from the coding sequence ATGATCAGAACGAAGTCGGAACAAATCTATCAAGAAGCTTGCGAACATATCGTAGGAGGGGTAAACAGCCCTTCCCGTAGTTATAAAGCAGTCGGCGGTGGAGCACCTACAGTTATGGAGCGTGCACAAGGTGCCTATTTCTGGGATGTCGATGGCAATAAGTACATCGATTACTTAGGCGCATATGGACCAATCATTACGGGACACGCCCATCCACATATTGCAGAAGCCATTACGAAGGCGGCGACTACAGGGGTTCTATACGGAACACCGACACCACATGAAGTGAAATTCGCGAAAATGCTTAAAGAAGCTATCCCTTCAATGGATAAAGTACGCTTCGTCAACTCAGGAACAGAAGCGGTGATGACGACAATCCGTGTTGCGAGAGCGTATACTAACAGAACGAAAGTGATGAAATTCGCTGGTTGCTATCATGGGCATTCGGATCTCGTTTTAGTAGCAGCAGGGTCTGGGCCAGCCACTCTTGGAACTCCCGATTCAGCAGGTGTTCCGGCATCCATCGCACAAGAAGTGATCACAATCCCATTCAACGACCCGGAAGGTTATAAACAAGCAATGGACAAATGGGGAGACCAATTGGCATGTATCTTAGTAGAGCCGATCGTCGGTAATTTCGGCATCGTCGAACCAAATGAGGGATTCATCGAATTGGTCCATGAAATCGCTAAAGAAAAAGGTGCACTCGTCATTTATGATGAAGTGATTACAGCTTTCCGCTTCCATTATGGTGCTGCTCAAACACTGTTAGGCACAACTCCCGATTTAACTGCGTTCGGTAAAATCATTGGTGGTGGATTGCCAATCGGCGCTTACGGCGGAAGAAAAGAGATTATGGAAACAGTCGCGCCACTTGGGCCTGCATATCAAGCTGGAACAATGGCCGGAAACCCTGCTTCCATGCTTGCAGGTATTGCTTGCTTGGAAGTATTGCAGCAACCTAACATTTATGAAGAGATGGACCGTTTAGGCGGATTACTCGAGGAAGGTATTCTCCAATCAGCAGAAAACCACGGTATCACTTTGACGATTAACCGCCTTGGTGGCGCATTAACATTATTCTTCACAGATGTGAAAGTCGAGAACTATGAACAAGCTGAACAGACAGATGGAGAAATCTTCGGCAAGTTTTTCAAATTGATGTTGGATAGAGGCATAAATCTTGCCCCTTCAAAATATGAAGCTTGGTTCCTTACAATAGCGCATAATGAGGATGACGTGAATCATACATTAGATGCGGTTGATGAATCTTTTGAAGAGCTATCACGTCTATTAAACAGTTGA
- a CDS encoding YgzB family protein produces MKPYKNKINRIRSFALSLIFLGVIIMYLGIFFRQNEIIMLIFMVLGLLSIIGSTVVYAWIGTLSTRAVQIICPSCGKATKMLGRVDMCGHCREPLTLDPSLEGKEFDESYNRPTKNKKTANK; encoded by the coding sequence TTGAAACCTTATAAGAATAAAATAAACCGAATCCGTTCATTTGCGTTATCCCTTATTTTCCTCGGGGTTATCATAATGTATCTCGGAATCTTCTTTAGACAAAATGAAATCATCATGCTGATATTTATGGTTCTTGGACTTCTTTCCATTATCGGCAGTACGGTTGTTTACGCTTGGATCGGTACTTTATCAACAAGGGCCGTACAAATTATTTGTCCAAGCTGCGGGAAAGCAACTAAGATGCTTGGTCGAGTTGACATGTGTGGACATTGTAGAGAGCCGTTAACGTTGGATCCATCACTTGAAGGTAAGGAATTTGATGAATCTTATAATCGCCCAACTAAAAATAAGAAAACAGCAAACAAATAA
- the bcp gene encoding thioredoxin-dependent thiol peroxidase, protein MEKLEGLQAPQFTLSNEKGEKVSLSDFEGKKYVILYFYPKDATPGCTTQACDFRDAYEDFSNLNAVILGVSPDNEASHQRFIEKQGLPFSLLVDEKHEVAEKYGVWKLKKMFGKEYMGIERSTFLIDPTGTVVKEWRKVKVAGHIEEALATLKQLTKA, encoded by the coding sequence ATGGAAAAGTTAGAAGGGTTGCAAGCACCGCAATTCACATTATCAAATGAAAAAGGTGAAAAAGTTTCCCTAAGTGATTTCGAGGGGAAGAAATATGTCATTCTATATTTCTATCCGAAGGACGCGACACCAGGATGTACAACGCAAGCATGTGATTTTAGGGATGCGTATGAAGACTTCAGCAATTTAAATGCAGTCATATTGGGAGTAAGTCCTGACAATGAAGCATCACATCAACGGTTCATCGAAAAACAAGGGCTACCGTTTTCCCTATTAGTCGATGAAAAGCATGAAGTGGCCGAAAAGTATGGTGTTTGGAAATTGAAGAAGATGTTCGGCAAAGAATACATGGGAATTGAACGTTCAACTTTCCTGATCGATCCAACAGGTACGGTTGTAAAAGAGTGGCGGAAAGTGAAAGTGGCGGGCCATATTGAAGAAGCACTTGCAACTCTAAAACAGTTGACGAAAGCATAA
- a CDS encoding D-2-hydroxyacid dehydrogenase, translating to MNVLFTFKIKDEQLERLKSKFPEVQFAYNKEIEESPIDKFEVIVTYGGDINTAVLEKATSLKWLMVASAGVEKMPLTEIAERGIVMSNVRGIHKTPMAESVIGHILSLTRALPSLIEQQKRKEWNTRVRQTELRGSTAIILGPGAIGSEIGRLLQAFGVRTIGCNRSGSPAESMDETIQFDNLIDRLPEADYVISILPSTAETKDLLDERHFKAMKPTATFMNFGRGDLVKESIIIDALQNGEIGHAVLDVFDVEPLPADSELWNLSNVSISPHVSSHSGKYIERALEFFIENLKKWQTGNRELTNLVDPKKGY from the coding sequence ATGAATGTCTTATTCACTTTTAAAATTAAAGATGAACAACTTGAAAGGTTGAAGTCTAAATTCCCAGAAGTTCAATTTGCATATAATAAAGAGATTGAGGAGTCACCAATTGATAAGTTCGAAGTAATCGTTACATACGGGGGGGATATCAATACAGCTGTGCTTGAAAAGGCAACATCCCTTAAATGGTTAATGGTAGCCTCAGCTGGAGTGGAAAAGATGCCTCTAACTGAAATTGCCGAGAGAGGAATTGTCATGAGTAACGTTCGCGGGATTCATAAAACCCCAATGGCGGAATCAGTAATCGGCCATATTTTATCACTAACTCGCGCTTTGCCTTCATTAATTGAACAGCAAAAGCGGAAAGAGTGGAATACAAGAGTCAGGCAGACGGAGTTGCGGGGATCGACAGCAATCATTCTTGGTCCGGGTGCAATCGGTTCGGAAATCGGGCGATTGCTCCAAGCATTCGGTGTACGGACAATCGGTTGCAACCGTTCTGGTAGCCCGGCGGAAAGCATGGATGAGACAATTCAATTCGATAATCTGATAGACAGATTACCGGAGGCCGATTATGTGATTTCCATTTTACCAAGTACAGCGGAAACAAAGGACCTGTTAGATGAAAGGCATTTCAAGGCTATGAAACCGACAGCCACTTTCATGAACTTTGGACGAGGGGATTTGGTGAAGGAGTCGATCATAATTGACGCGTTGCAAAATGGCGAGATTGGACATGCCGTTTTAGACGTCTTTGATGTAGAGCCTCTGCCAGCCGATAGCGAGCTTTGGAATTTATCGAACGTGTCGATATCTCCGCATGTATCCAGCCATTCCGGGAAGTATATAGAAAGAGCTTTGGAATTTTTTATAGAAAACCTAAAGAAGTGGCAAACGGGTAATAGAGAGTTAACAAACTTAGTCGACCCGAAAAAAGGTTATTAA
- the perR gene encoding peroxide-responsive transcriptional repressor PerR, with amino-acid sequence MSDVCLKDALVTLKESGVRITPQRHAILEFLISSETHPTADEIYKALEADFPNMSVATVYNNLRVFRNAGLVKELTYGDSSSRFDFVTHDHYHIICDVCGRIVDFHHPGLEEVEHLASHVTGFKVNSHRLEVYGTCPECAS; translated from the coding sequence ATGTCTGATGTATGTTTGAAAGACGCGCTTGTCACATTGAAGGAAAGTGGTGTTCGGATTACACCACAAAGGCATGCTATTTTAGAATTTCTTATTTCTTCTGAGACGCATCCTACAGCAGATGAAATATATAAAGCACTTGAAGCTGATTTTCCGAATATGAGTGTCGCGACTGTTTATAATAATCTACGGGTATTCCGGAATGCAGGGCTTGTGAAGGAACTTACTTACGGTGACTCATCGAGTCGTTTCGATTTTGTAACGCATGACCATTACCATATCATTTGTGACGTCTGCGGCAGGATCGTCGATTTTCATCATCCTGGCTTGGAGGAAGTTGAACACCTTGCTTCCCACGTTACAGGATTCAAAGTCAATTCCCATCGACTCGAAGTATATGGTACATGTCCTGAATGTGCGTCCTAA